GAAAATGCTGTGGCAGACAGCGACCGGCTCTCGGAAACCATCATCAGCAGTACCCACAACCAGATGCTGGAGAACAACCTCTTCGGCGTATTCCAGATGATCAACGAGGTCGGTAAACAGAAGGGGGTCATCCATATCCGGCTGATCAGCAAGACCGGGCGGATCATCCACTCAACCGATGAAAACGAAGTCGGGCGGCTGCTCGACAAAAAAACAGAAGCCTGCAACATGTGCCACGAAAGCGAAACGCCGCAAGTGGATGTGTCCAGCATGAACAGGAGTCGGTTTTTCAAAGACTCAAATGGCCAGGAGGTTATGGGGCTGGCCAAAGCCATATATAACTCCGAAAAATGCTATACCGCAGCCTGTCATTTTCATCCGGAGTCCTTCAAAATCCTTGGTGTTCTCGATGTGATAACCTCATTGCAGCCGATGCGCGAACTGATGGAATCGTACCGCTACAAACTGGGGGCGGTTACGGTCCTGATCATCGCCGCCATCTGGGCGAGCATCACTTTTTTCATGATGATTTTTGTCAATAGTCCGATCAAGCAACTGCTTTACCAGATCAAGATGCTGTCCAAGGGAGAACTGGACGGCACCGTTCCAACCTTTTCCAGCTATGAACTGGCAGTGCTCTCTGACTCATTCAACCGGATGACCCAGAACCTCAGAAAAGCCCGTAGCGAGCTCGAAGATTGGGCGCATACCCTTGAGCTGCGAGTAGAGGACAGGACCAACGAGCTGAAAAAAGTGCAGAATCAGCTGGTGCGATCAGAAAAGCTAGCATCACTGGGAGAGCTCGTTGCCGGTATCGCCCACGAGATTAACAATCCGCTCACCGGCATCTTGATGTATGCCTCGTTGGTGCAGCATGACGACAAACTGAACCCGGCGTTAAAGAGTGATCTGGCGATTATTGTCAGAGAAACCGAGCGCTGTGCCCGTATCGTCAATGGCTTGCTGGATTTCTCTCGAGAAAAAAGCCCGAAGAAAAAACTCTCGTCAATTCCGGCAATTATGAATGCCACTCTGTCACTGGTCAAAAGCCAGTCCATATTCCTCAACATCAACATAGTGACGGAATTCGCCGCAGACTTGCAGGAGATCTCAGTCGATCCAAACCTTATTGAGCAGGTATTGGTCAATATGGTGCTAAATGCCGGCCAGTCCATGCATGACGGAGGAGACCTTCATCTGCGGATCAACAATAGCGAAGACAACAAATTCATAGTTATTGAAATTGCCGACCAGGGATGCGGGATTCCGGAAGATAACCTCAAGAAAATATTTGACCCGTTTTTCACGACCAAGGAGAACAAGGGAACAGGGCTGGGACTTTCAGTTTCTTACGGCATCATTGAGAGCCACGGTGGAAGAATAGAGGTACAGAGCGAGGTGGGAAAAGGGACGACGTTTACCATTCTGCTGCCGGTTGACCAAGAAACCACTACAAATGATGCGCGCAATAAACCGGCAGGAGAGTTAGTGCCGGACGATCACATCTGATTCCTGATTGACACCCCCAACTTCTTGAGGAGCGCCTGGAAATTCGGGCGCAACATCCCTGTTTCTTCGGCTGCACGGGTGACATTCCAGTTGTTTCTTTTAAGGGCATTGATAACAAAGGCCTTCTCTACCGGTTCTATTGCCTTTTCCCTGATCTGACGCTTCGTCTCTTTCAGCTCCTCAAGGTTCTGCGGCACATGGGCATCATCAGCTTCAGCATGATGCGTTCCGCCTTGCGGTGACAGTTCCAGGTCATCCCGTTCAATAAGCGGAGTAGCGGTCAGCACCACGGCACGCTCGATAATGTTTTCCAACTCGCGCACGTTGCCAGGAAACGGGTATTCCTCAAGAAACGAGATGACGTCAGGTGTTACCCCACGGATCTCTTTCCCAAGCTCTCCAGCGAATTGCTTTACGAATTGGCTGATCAGCAGCGTGATATCGCCTTTTCGTTCCCGCAACGGCGGGAGATCGATCGGAATTATATTAAGCCGGAAAAAAAGGTCTTCACGGAAACTACCCTCAGTGATCATGGTACGGAGGTTTTTGTTGGTTGCAGCGACCAGACGAATATCGATCGGGATCGGTTGCGTCCCGCCGATCGGGGTAACCTCTCTCTCTTGCAACACCCTCAACAACTTTGCCTGAGTGGTGAGACTGATGTTGGAAATTTCATCAAGAAACAGGGTCCCGCCGTCCGCTACCTTGAAGAGACCGGTCTTGGTCTGCATTGCCCCGGTGAAAGACCCTTTTACATGACCGAACAGTTCACTTTCGAGCAGGTTTTCGGCCAGAGTGGTGCAATCTATGGCCACAAAAGGCTGTTCACGGCGTGGACTGTTGCGGTGAATGGAGCGCGCCACAAGCTCTTTGCCGGTGCCGCTTTCCCCACTGACAAGGACCGTACTGTCTGTTGGGGCAACCTGCATAATCCGGCGATAAACCTTCTGCATCTCCTTGCTCTTACCTATGAAACAATCAAATCCGCTGGTATCCCGCAACTCTTTGCGCAGATACATATCATCAATAAGTACCACTCTCTCTTCAATTGCCTTGGCTGCTTTTGCCAGAATCTCGTCCGGGGTAAACGGCTTGGGGATGTAATCGGCCGCGCCGCTCTTCATCGATTCAATAGCATTATCTATTGCGGCATAACCGGTTATGAGGATCACTGGGACTTCAGGTTGAAGAATCTTGATCGACTTCAGGACTTCAATGCCGTTCATACCCGGCATCTTGAGATCGGTAATAACCAGATCGAATTCATGATCCTGCATCCGCTCAATTGCAGAATACCCTGAAGCAAAGGTCTCAACTGCATACCCTGCCCCATCGAGGATCCGCTTCATTCCTTCCCTGATTACCGCCTCATCGTCAACCACCAGGACTTTTTTGACATCTGTCATGAAAACCCACCTCGGAGATTTGTCGTTCTCACTTTTTCAGGGATTAAAGCAATTCGACCAAAGATTAACCGACTTTTATGTTATTTCCGCTTACCGCCAGTGTCAACAGTAAAATACAACTCAGCTCGCTAAAAGACACTCACCAACAAACCACCCACAATTTTTATCAATAAAATCAGGTGATTATGAAGCCGGTCATCATGTACAAAATATTTATACACCTAGTCGTGCAGAAGAATTTTTCGTTATTTTTTAGACATTTACAACCCAACCACATGCAGGCCGGAAAACGGAGAACCATGCAATGGCGTATACAATTTAGATACACCTCACCTTACCCCCGGCAGCATCATTTAAGCAATTAAATTAAAAAAATGCCACAAAACAGCTAGTTAAGAACTATAAATTAGTCAAGATTAATACTGGTACATATACTGCAATACTGGTGACAAACGACACAAAGTATAATCGCTGCAATGAAAAGGAGGAGACCATGAAATCAGCAATCAAGAAAACCCTCGCACTGTCCCTCTGCAGCGCCAGCTCTGCATTCGCCGCGAGCGGTGCCGAGAACGATGAAACAGGGCTCTTCTTCTGGCTCTTCATCGGGTTCGCAGCCATGATCATCGCTTTTCAGTTTCTGCCGGGAATCATGATGTTTTTCGGCATGGCTAAAGGGCTTTTCACTTCCGGAACTAAGGAGCCGGCAGTCGCAAAAGAAGGGAAAAAGGATTAAGCAGGACAATGGTAGGCATCTAATCATTAATGGATTTGAGAGAGGGGAACGACCATGCAAGGGGTGCTGATCGCAGATGACAACCTCGACTCACGCAAACTGATGGCCGATCTTTTCATTGAAGCAGGGTATGACGTAACAGTAACCAACTCAGCAGCAACCGTGCTGCATGGGATTCTGAAAAAAACCGCTCAGGTAGTGCTGATTGGCAATGAATTCGACGAAGTGGCTGCTACGGATCTTATCCCCCTGCTCAAGAAGTGCAACCGAGAATTGACCATCATTTTTGTTTCCAGTGACGCATCGCTATCCCTCATCCGCAAACTAAGGAATGAGGGGATTTTCTACCACGCCCTTCCGCCATTGGAACCAACAGATCAACAAGAGTTAAAACAGGCCGTGGAATGTGCCTTCGAAACAATCCGCAGTCAACATCATCAGGATCTGAAAGGAGGAAAACAATGAAAACGACACGTCTTGCTACAACAACGGTACTGCTCTGGCTGGCCATGTTTGGTGACGCCTTCGCAGTAAGCACCAACAGGGTTTACAGCAGCGGCATCTTTGTCCTCGGATTTATCGCATTCTGCGCATTGGTAGTTGTCGTACAGCTGATCCCGGCAATCATGACCCTGTGGGGAATGCTGAAGGGGGCAGCAGATAACGCCAAGAATTCCGCCAAGGCAGAAGCTAACGACTAGATTCATAATGAAAGGGGGAGTGTCATGCTCGAGATTTTCCAGCAAATAGGAGAGGTAAAGTCAGTCTACACAATGGTTGACTTCTACCAGTACATCAAAGGGGTTGAATACCTGATCTGCTTGGCCTTTTTCGTCGGGTTCCCGCTCCTGTACCGTCACATTCACAGCCAGAAGGACAAATAGCTCCGGTCGAATGGGCTAACGACGGAGCCCTGATTGACGAGAACAGCCATTTTAATGCCAAGGAGAATGATATGCGCACTGCCTGCACATGGATAATGTTAGCAATAGCCACTGCAACATTTACGCTTTCGCAACCGCAGCAAGCTGCGGCCATCCCGGACAACATCAGCATTGACCCGATCGAAGGTCTCTATCAGAAAGTCAACTTCAACCACGCTGCCCACATCAAGGCAGTGTTCGATTGTGCCGTCTGCCATCATCATACGACCGGCACTCTGGTAAACGATCCGAACTGCATCCGCTGCCACAAGACCAGCAATCCGACAAAAACTGTGGCGTGCAGAAACTGTCACAAAAAGGATCCTTTCTCAGTAGAGGCCATGAAAGAAAGGGAAGCAAATCCGAACCGCTATCATAACGACACACCAGGCCTCAAAGGGGCCTACCATCAGAGCTGCCTCGGCTGCCATAAAAAGATGAATGGCCCGACAGGCTGTCAGGACTGTCACAAGCGCAAGGCCGAAGGTGACGCCATGTTCAATGCTGGTGAATTTGCACCGAAAAAACCGGCTGGAAAAGGGCATGGCGGCCATTAGGCCGCCAGAGCATCGATTGAATCCAAATCTCATACAAGGAGAACGGAATATATGAAACGGAGAGATTTCCTCAAAGGATGCTTGATGTGCAGCGCAGCAGCCGCAGTCGGAACAAGCGGTAAAGCCCAGGCAGCCGGATCATTCGAAGGATACCCCGACGCAATGGGTGTATTGGTGGACTTGACCCGCTGCGTAGGGTGCAGAAGCTGCGAAGCTGCATGCAATAAGGAGCAAAAGCTCCCGGAACCGGACGTGCCTTTTGACGACACATCTGTTTTCGAAGACAAACGCCGCCCCACAGAGAGGGCGCTTACCGTTGTGAATCGTTATGAAACCGGCGGCAGCGAACCGGTATACCGAAAAATCCAGTGTAATCACTGCAATGAGCCGGCTTGTCTCACCTCATGCTTTGTCAATGCCTACACTAAAACAAAAGAAGGCGCTGTTATCTACAATCCGAAGATATGCGTCGGTTGCCGTAACTGCATGATCGCCTGCCCATTCAATGTCCCTGGGTACAGCTACTCCAGTGCCTTTAACCCTGTGGTCAAGAAATGCATCTTCTGCTATGACACCAGGTTGAAAAACGGGAAACCACCGGCATGCGTCGAGTCCTGCCCTCAGGAAGTCATGACGTTCGGGAAGCGCGCAGATCTCGTCAAGCTTGGCCATGAGCGTATACGTGAAACACCTTCACGCTACTACGACAAGATATATGGAGAAAAAGAAGTTGGCGGAACCGGATGGCTCTATCTCTCCAGCGTTCCGTTTGACAAGGTCGGTTTCGATACTACCCTCCAGAATGAGCCTATCATCTCTAACGTGAAGGACTTCCTGAGCATGGTGCCGATGGTGCTTGCTATCTGGCCGGCCCTCTTCAGCGGGATTCACTTGCTTTCGACCAAGAACAAGGACGGCCATGACGATCATGATGATTCTCATAACGGAACAGGGGGGCACTAGACCATGAAACGGTATCTTAAGGAAAAAGGAAACAGTGTTGAAGTTGTTGACGCTCTCCATCGTAACTCTGACGGACGCAAATGGACGATTATGGAAAAGCTCCTTCTGGGGCTGACACCAAGGGAATACCTGCAGCAGGCATTGAAAAACCCTGTTAACTGGATATTTGCCGTTATTTTCGCCATTGGCGTGCCGATCATGATCGGCCGCTTCATCTTCGGACTCTCATGGGTTACCCACAGCTCCTGCGACTATCCCTGGGGACTGTTCCTCGGCTTCGGTCTCTTTGCCATGGTCCCCCTCTCCTCGTCAGGGTTCCAGCTCGGGACAGCCTGTGAGGTCTTCGGACGCCACGATCTTGAACCGATCGAGCGACTGGCCCTGCTTAACGGACTGCTCGGTTATTTCTTTGCTGTCTGTTTTCTACTTTTCGACCTCGGGCAACCATGGCGACTCCCGTATCCAATGGTAGTGGCTTTCGGCCCGGCTGCCGTTCTTTTCCTGGTCGCCTGGCACGTTGCTACCTACCTCTCGGTCCAGATTGCCGAAGTAGCAACCGGTTTCTTCGAGTGGATGGGGTGGCCTGCAGGAAAGAAGGCGATCAGAAAGATCACGCTCGGCCTTACGGTATCCGGCATCATCCTCTCGACCCTTCACCAAGGGGCATTGGGAGCACTGTTCACCTATGCGCCGGGCAAGGTCCATCCGCTCTGGTACTCGGCATCGTTCCAATGGCTGCACTTCTTCGTATCGTCAATCCCCGGTGGTCTCTGCATGGTAATCGTAGTCAGCACCATTGCTGCCAAGACCATGGCATGGCGTTTTGACGACCGCTTCAAGACAAACCTCGACAAACTCACGATCTCTCTGGCCAAAGGCGCCACCATGGGTCTTGCTACCTACCTGACCATCAAACTGATCGGCGTTGCCCATGACAACAAATGGGAATACATTGCAACCGGTTGGGGCGCCTGGTATGCAACGGAAATCCTGCTCGGCGTCATTGCGCCGATGGCAATCTTTGCCTTTGCCATCAAGAACAACAAGGTGGGTTTGGTCCGCTTCGGCGCTTGGCTCACCGTAATAGGCGTAGTGCTGAACCGGGTCAACACCGCCATGATCACCTTCAACTGGAAACTCCCTGAACGCGAGATTCCGCACTGGAGGGAAGCGGTAATTGCGATAACCCTTTATTCCGTTTACATCGTCGTCTACCGCTTCATCCTTTACCGTCTGCCGATCTTCTACAAGTGGAAGACCGTTGAAGTGCCGGTAGAGGCAACTGAAGGAATCCGTGAACATGCTCGCAGCCTGTCGGAAGAAATGATTCCGGAAAGCGTCTGCGCAAAGGAAGATATTGCCGTATCGGCACGCCAGCTCTCCGGCGCTGAGAGCGCCCACTAAACCACACAGGAGAGAACCGATGAAATTATGCCGGATAGCAACCGTTCTTGCCATGCTGGTATTTGGAGCAACAGCGGCCGGGGCGATAGAGCTTAAGGACATTACCTACCACACCGAAAATGCGGGTAAAGTGGTTTTCAGCCACAAAAAGCATCTGGAAAAGAAACCACGACGAGACCCGCTACAATGCAAGGCGTGCCACGAAAACGGCAAAAAGGCCCCGGAAAAAGCCAATATGGCAGGAATGGAAAAGGGTAAATCCTGCGGGGCCTGTCACAACGGACGCGGCGCCTTTGCCCTTGCGGCATGCGTCCGCTGTCACAAGGTGCGCGATGTCAGCATCAATGTTAAGCAAACCGGGCCAGTGGTTTTCAGCCACCAGAAGCACTTGAAAAAAGTCCAGGATTGCGCCAAGTGCCATAATGCACTGTTCAAGACCGGCAAGAACCCGCCGGTCACTATGACGGCAATGGGCAAAGGGGAATCATGCGGAGCATGCCATACCGGCAAGCAGGCATTCCCCCTGAGCGATTGCCAGAAATGCCATCCATACCGCGATAAGCTTTACAAGGTCAAAGATGCTGGTAATGTTGTATTCAGCCACAAAGCCCACATCGACTTATCTTTTTCCTGCAAGGATTGTCATGATTCCATTTTCAAACCAGGCAAAGGGAATCCGAAAACATCCATGGCAAAGATGGAAGAAGGTAAGTCTTGTGGAGTATGCCATGACGGCAAAAAAGCATTCACGGTAAAGTCAGATTGCGCAACATGTCACAAGAGCTCATGACACTAACACCGATTTGCAGGCAGCTTATTTAATGGAGCGGGCCGAGTCCTGTTGGCTTCTAGGAGACAAACAGGTCACGGCCCGCATTTTTTGAATAAACAACTCTTGTTTGATCAACCGGAGGAGACGATGCTGATACAGGTTGTCTATAGTGACAGGAAGATCGGCCTTGTAGACCAGGGTAAACTCGACCGCCTGATTGAAAGCGGATCGATAGCGGCATTCCGCAGGCTTGATGCCTGGGCGATAATCGGCAAAGACCAAACAAGAAAAGACTGCCGGATTTACGGTGGACCGGAGCGAAGAGATCGTGGGGGTATAACTGATGAATGCCCAAGAGGTTATGAACGCCCAGGACTATCCCAAGGCACGGCATTCAAATGAAGGAGTTTGACTAGTAACCTGGCAGATAAGATTTGACTAACCAAAGCACTCCTCCTATAATCTGCGGTCTGAAAAATCAGATTTCACCAAGGAGGAGACAATGCTCTCAAGAACCATGCTCTGCTGCCTGGTACTGCTCTGCACAACTGCAACAGTTCAGGCTATAACAATCAAAAATGTGACCTATACGACTAAATCTGCAGGAACTGTTGTCTTCGATCACGGCTATCACCTGAAGCAAGCCAGTATCAACAATAACTGCAAGGCCTGCCACAGCGCAATATTCGACATGAAAAAGCGCTCCCACTCAACGATGGCTGAGATGGATAATGGCAAGTCATGCGGCTCATGTCATAACGGCTCAAAAGCGTTCCATGTCAAGGAATGCGTTCGCTGCCACAAGGCCAAAGAGGTTACCATAGCAGTCAAGGGAGCTGGCAATGTCCAGTTCAGCCACAAGACTCATACGGCAAGAAACAGCTGCAATGACTGCCACACTGCCATCTTTGGTCTTAATAAACACAAAAAACCTGTCACCATGACCGAAATGGAAAAAGGGAAATCCTGTGGCACCTGCCATGACGGCAAGATGGCTTTTCCAGTGACAGCCAACTGCGCAGAATGCCACAAGATGTAACCATTGCGACTTAATAACCGCAGGGAACGGGAATCAGTCATGTTCAAAACCTTAAGCGCCCAAGCGATCATACCGGTGACCATTGCGATCACCGGCTTTGTCGTCATCTGCTGCATTCTGCTCTACTCGGTTATGAAATCAGATCTGGTCAACGATGCGGTCACCTATTCCAACGGGTTGGCAAATACTATCGTTAAATCGACCCGCTATGCCATGCTGAAAGAGGATCGCGAAACCGTCAGCCAGATCATAACCAACGTAAGTGAACAAAAAGGGCTGGAGCACACCCGTATTTTTAACAAGAAGGGATCGATAATCTTTTCCGGCAACAAGGAAGAAGTCGGCCATCTTGTTGATAAGAAAACTGCCGGCTGCGTGGAATGCCATGATGGCCCGGTGCCCAAAGCAACATTGGGTGATATGCAGAAGGCACGGCGCTTTGTGGATGAACGCGGTGTCGAGGTGCTGGCCATCACCGCGCCGATTTACAACGAGCCCGAGTGCTTTAATGCTCCGTGTCATGTCCACCCGCAAGGACAGAAGGTTCTTGGAACCCTTGATATAGGGCTGTCGGTGCCGGTTCTGCTTAAGAACCTGCCGGTAATGCGCGGCAGAATGGTTGTTTTCAGCCTGCTGGTCCTGATCCTTAGCGTTGGTGGCGTTGCCGCCCTGCTCTGGCGCAATGTCTTTCTGCCGGTACGTCTACTGAGTGAATATGTCGACCGGGCTGTCAAGGGAGAGAGCGCCTCAGACCTACCGCAATGCGGTCCGGAACTTGCTTCTCTGGCGGAAAACATCCGAACCATCGTCCAGCGGAGCGAAGGCGAAGCAAAGAACTCAAGCACTCAGTCACAATGAATATCGACCCAGCCATTAGCGATGATAGAGAGCAACCAGCGGCAAAAGATCTCAGCCAACTGAGACGCGAAAGCCTGTTACGGATCGGTCGCCTGCAGCGTAAATCCGGAAATGGCCCGATATGTCTCGCCCTGTTCCTGGCAATCAGCATCATTGCCCAACAGGATTTTTCCGTAATTCCTTCGCTTCCTGACGACATCAGAGATCTGCTGGGACATCCACCAGCACCCAATATGATAAGCGTAGCGCTGGTGCTCTACAGCTTTTCGGCAATCATCCTCGTGCTGACCCGGATGGTGAGCAGCTCCGAAAAGTACGGCGGAATTGCCCATGTCGGTTACCTCTCGGCGTTTTACACGTTCTATCACTTTTCAAACTCTCTCCAGGACAATTTCTGGGCCGTTTTTGCTGCAGGCATGACGGTCCTTCTCCTTGAAAGCTACCATCTCTGGACACTTTGCGGCTATGAAATCCGCAAGGAAAAGGCGTTCCTTGAACAGCTGGACCGCAAGGAGCAATCCGGTTTCATCCACTGAAAACCGGGGAAGAAAAGCATTGACACCTCGCATTGCTCCTGTTACGTTACCCAAAACTTAGCTACAATTGATTCTTAATCAACGCTAGGGGAGTTCGTACGAACTGAGATGAAACCTTCGGTTTCAAACCCTTTGAACCTGATCCGGATAATGCCGGTGTAGGGAAGCGGACTGACGGGATATAACCATCACCGGCCGCTTTTGCGGCCTT
This window of the Geoanaerobacter pelophilus genome carries:
- a CDS encoding sensor histidine kinase; protein product: MHFSLITKIAIATSIVLLVCMVVFTQLNFNNLQKLMIENAVADSDRLSETIISSTHNQMLENNLFGVFQMINEVGKQKGVIHIRLISKTGRIIHSTDENEVGRLLDKKTEACNMCHESETPQVDVSSMNRSRFFKDSNGQEVMGLAKAIYNSEKCYTAACHFHPESFKILGVLDVITSLQPMRELMESYRYKLGAVTVLIIAAIWASITFFMMIFVNSPIKQLLYQIKMLSKGELDGTVPTFSSYELAVLSDSFNRMTQNLRKARSELEDWAHTLELRVEDRTNELKKVQNQLVRSEKLASLGELVAGIAHEINNPLTGILMYASLVQHDDKLNPALKSDLAIIVRETERCARIVNGLLDFSREKSPKKKLSSIPAIMNATLSLVKSQSIFLNINIVTEFAADLQEISVDPNLIEQVLVNMVLNAGQSMHDGGDLHLRINNSEDNKFIVIEIADQGCGIPEDNLKKIFDPFFTTKENKGTGLGLSVSYGIIESHGGRIEVQSEVGKGTTFTILLPVDQETTTNDARNKPAGELVPDDHI
- a CDS encoding sigma-54-dependent transcriptional regulator translates to MTDVKKVLVVDDEAVIREGMKRILDGAGYAVETFASGYSAIERMQDHEFDLVITDLKMPGMNGIEVLKSIKILQPEVPVILITGYAAIDNAIESMKSGAADYIPKPFTPDEILAKAAKAIEERVVLIDDMYLRKELRDTSGFDCFIGKSKEMQKVYRRIMQVAPTDSTVLVSGESGTGKELVARSIHRNSPRREQPFVAIDCTTLAENLLESELFGHVKGSFTGAMQTKTGLFKVADGGTLFLDEISNISLTTQAKLLRVLQEREVTPIGGTQPIPIDIRLVAATNKNLRTMITEGSFREDLFFRLNIIPIDLPPLRERKGDITLLISQFVKQFAGELGKEIRGVTPDVISFLEEYPFPGNVRELENIIERAVVLTATPLIERDDLELSPQGGTHHAEADDAHVPQNLEELKETKRQIREKAIEPVEKAFVINALKRNNWNVTRAAEETGMLRPNFQALLKKLGVSIRNQM
- a CDS encoding response regulator, producing MQGVLIADDNLDSRKLMADLFIEAGYDVTVTNSAATVLHGILKKTAQVVLIGNEFDEVAATDLIPLLKKCNRELTIIFVSSDASLSLIRKLRNEGIFYHALPPLEPTDQQELKQAVECAFETIRSQHHQDLKGGKQ
- a CDS encoding cytochrome c3 family protein, coding for MRTACTWIMLAIATATFTLSQPQQAAAIPDNISIDPIEGLYQKVNFNHAAHIKAVFDCAVCHHHTTGTLVNDPNCIRCHKTSNPTKTVACRNCHKKDPFSVEAMKEREANPNRYHNDTPGLKGAYHQSCLGCHKKMNGPTGCQDCHKRKAEGDAMFNAGEFAPKKPAGKGHGGH
- a CDS encoding 4Fe-4S dicluster domain-containing protein, giving the protein MKRRDFLKGCLMCSAAAAVGTSGKAQAAGSFEGYPDAMGVLVDLTRCVGCRSCEAACNKEQKLPEPDVPFDDTSVFEDKRRPTERALTVVNRYETGGSEPVYRKIQCNHCNEPACLTSCFVNAYTKTKEGAVIYNPKICVGCRNCMIACPFNVPGYSYSSAFNPVVKKCIFCYDTRLKNGKPPACVESCPQEVMTFGKRADLVKLGHERIRETPSRYYDKIYGEKEVGGTGWLYLSSVPFDKVGFDTTLQNEPIISNVKDFLSMVPMVLAIWPALFSGIHLLSTKNKDGHDDHDDSHNGTGGH
- a CDS encoding polysulfide reductase; this translates as MKRYLKEKGNSVEVVDALHRNSDGRKWTIMEKLLLGLTPREYLQQALKNPVNWIFAVIFAIGVPIMIGRFIFGLSWVTHSSCDYPWGLFLGFGLFAMVPLSSSGFQLGTACEVFGRHDLEPIERLALLNGLLGYFFAVCFLLFDLGQPWRLPYPMVVAFGPAAVLFLVAWHVATYLSVQIAEVATGFFEWMGWPAGKKAIRKITLGLTVSGIILSTLHQGALGALFTYAPGKVHPLWYSASFQWLHFFVSSIPGGLCMVIVVSTIAAKTMAWRFDDRFKTNLDKLTISLAKGATMGLATYLTIKLIGVAHDNKWEYIATGWGAWYATEILLGVIAPMAIFAFAIKNNKVGLVRFGAWLTVIGVVLNRVNTAMITFNWKLPEREIPHWREAVIAITLYSVYIVVYRFILYRLPIFYKWKTVEVPVEATEGIREHARSLSEEMIPESVCAKEDIAVSARQLSGAESAH
- a CDS encoding cytochrome c3 family protein is translated as MKLCRIATVLAMLVFGATAAGAIELKDITYHTENAGKVVFSHKKHLEKKPRRDPLQCKACHENGKKAPEKANMAGMEKGKSCGACHNGRGAFALAACVRCHKVRDVSINVKQTGPVVFSHQKHLKKVQDCAKCHNALFKTGKNPPVTMTAMGKGESCGACHTGKQAFPLSDCQKCHPYRDKLYKVKDAGNVVFSHKAHIDLSFSCKDCHDSIFKPGKGNPKTSMAKMEEGKSCGVCHDGKKAFTVKSDCATCHKSS
- a CDS encoding GSU3473 family protein produces the protein MLIQVVYSDRKIGLVDQGKLDRLIESGSIAAFRRLDAWAIIGKDQTRKDCRIYGGPERRDRGGITDECPRGYERPGLSQGTAFK
- a CDS encoding cytochrome c3 family protein is translated as MLSRTMLCCLVLLCTTATVQAITIKNVTYTTKSAGTVVFDHGYHLKQASINNNCKACHSAIFDMKKRSHSTMAEMDNGKSCGSCHNGSKAFHVKECVRCHKAKEVTIAVKGAGNVQFSHKTHTARNSCNDCHTAIFGLNKHKKPVTMTEMEKGKSCGTCHDGKMAFPVTANCAECHKM
- a CDS encoding HAMP domain-containing protein, encoding MFKTLSAQAIIPVTIAITGFVVICCILLYSVMKSDLVNDAVTYSNGLANTIVKSTRYAMLKEDRETVSQIITNVSEQKGLEHTRIFNKKGSIIFSGNKEEVGHLVDKKTAGCVECHDGPVPKATLGDMQKARRFVDERGVEVLAITAPIYNEPECFNAPCHVHPQGQKVLGTLDIGLSVPVLLKNLPVMRGRMVVFSLLVLILSVGGVAALLWRNVFLPVRLLSEYVDRAVKGESASDLPQCGPELASLAENIRTIVQRSEGEAKNSSTQSQ
- a CDS encoding menaquinol oxidoreductase, with the translated sequence MNIDPAISDDREQPAAKDLSQLRRESLLRIGRLQRKSGNGPICLALFLAISIIAQQDFSVIPSLPDDIRDLLGHPPAPNMISVALVLYSFSAIILVLTRMVSSSEKYGGIAHVGYLSAFYTFYHFSNSLQDNFWAVFAAGMTVLLLESYHLWTLCGYEIRKEKAFLEQLDRKEQSGFIH